Proteins encoded within one genomic window of Agelaius phoeniceus isolate bAgePho1 chromosome Z, bAgePho1.hap1, whole genome shotgun sequence:
- the C9orf72 gene encoding guanine nucleotide exchange factor C9orf72 homolog, with amino-acid sequence MSALCPPPSPAIAKTEISLNGESPLLAATFAYWDNILGPRVRHIWAPKTEQVLLSDGEITFLANHTLNGEILRNAESGAIDVKFFVLAEKRVIIVSLIFDGNWNGDRSTYGLSIILPQSELGFYLPLHRVCVDRLTHIIRKGRIWMHKERQEHFQKIVLEGTERMEDQGQSIIPMLTGEVIPVMELLSSMKSHSVPEEIDISDTVLNDDDIGDSCHEGFLLNAISSHLQTCGCSVVVGSSAEKVNKIVRTLCLFLTPSERKCSRLCRSESSFKYESGLFVQGLLKDATGSFVLPFRQVMYAPYPTTHIDVDVNTVKQMPPCHEHIYNQRRYMRSELTAFWRANSDEEMTQDHIIHTDESFTPDLNVFQDIVHRDTLVKAFLDQIFHLKPGLSLRSTFLAQFLLVLHRKALTLIKYIEDDTQKGKKPFKSLRSLKIDLDLTAEGDLNIIMALAEKIKPGLHSFIFGRPFYTSVQERDMLMTF; translated from the exons ATGTCAGCTCTTTGTCCACCACCATCTCCTGCAATTGCTAAGACAGAGATCTCTTTGAATGGCGAGTCACCATTATTAGCTGCCACTTTTGCTTACTGGGACAATATTCTTGGCCCCCGAGTGCGGCACATTTGGGCTCCAAAGACAGAACAGGTACTTCTCAGTGACGGTGAAATAACTTTTCTTGCTAACCACACCCTGAATGGAGAAATACTTCGGAATGCGGAAAGTGGTGCGATAGATGTGAAGTTCTTTGTTTTGGCCGAAAAAAGAGTAATCATTGTGTCATTAATCTTTGATGGAAACTGGAATGGAGACAGAAGCACATATGGACTGTCAATTATACTTCCGCAAAGTGAACTTGGTTTCTACCTGCCCCTTCACAGAGTGTGTGTGGATAGGTTAACACATATTATAAGGAAAGGAAGGATATGGATGCATAAG GAGAGGCAAGAACATTTCCAGAAGATTGTCTTGGAAGGCACAGAAAGAATGGAAGATCAG GGTCAGAGCATCATTCCAATGCTGACAGGAGAAGTCATTCCTGTAATGGAACTCCTTTCATCTATGAAATCACACAGTGTTCCAGAAGAAATAGAT ATAAGTGACACAGTGCTAAATGATGATGACATTGGGGATAGTTGCCATGAAGGCTTTCTCCTCAA TGCAATTAGTTCACACCTGCAGACCTGTGGTTGTTCTGTAGTTGTAGGAAGCAGTGCAGAAAAAGTTAATAAG ATTGTGAGAACATTGTGCCTGTTTCTCACACCATCTGAGCGGAAGTGTTCCAGACTCTGTAGAAGTGAGTCCTCTTTCAAATATGAGTCAGGACTTTTTGTTCAAGGCTTACTCAAA GATGCAACAGGAAGCTTTGTGTTGCCTTTCCGTCAAGTAATGTATGCCCCATACCCTACTACACATATAGATGTGGATGTCAATACAGTGAAGCAGATGCCCCCTTGTCATGAACACATCTATAACCAACGACGATACATGAGATCTGAACTGACAGCATTTTGGAGAGCTAATTCAGATGAAGAAATGACTCAAGATCATATTATCCACACAGATGAGAGTTTCACACCTGATTT aAATGTCTTTCAAGATATTGTGCATAGAGATACATTAGTAAAAGCCTTCCTGGATCAG ATCTTTCACCTGAAGCCTGGCTTGTCTCTAAGGAGTACTTTCCTTGCACAATTTCTGCTAGTCCTTCACAGAAAAGCCTTAACTTTAATAAAGTACATAGAGGATGACAC gcaaaaaggcaaaaaaccttTTAAGTCTCTTCGTAGTTTAAAGATAGATCTTGACTTGACAGCAGAGGGCGATCTTAACATAATAATGGCTTTGGCTGAGAAGATTAAACCAGGTCTACACTCCTTTATCTTTGGGAGGCCGTTCTACACTAGTGTACAAGAACGTGACATGCTCATGACATTTTAA